A region of Phalacrocorax carbo chromosome 9, bPhaCar2.1, whole genome shotgun sequence DNA encodes the following proteins:
- the ACYP1 gene encoding acylphosphatase-1 isoform X2 — protein sequence MAEDEGLVSVDYEVSGKGEAKRLGLVGWVQNTSHGTVQGQIQGPVARVRELQEWLRKVGSPQSRISRAEFSNEKKIAALEHKDFQILK from the exons ATGGCGGAGGACGAGGGCCTGGTTTCTGTGGACTACGAGGTGTCCGGCAAG GGGGAGGCTAAGAGGCTGGGGCTCGTTGGTTGGGTCCAAAACACCAGCCATGGCACCGTACAAGGGCAAATTCAGGGTCCGGTGGCCAGGGTGCGGGAGCTGCAGGAATGGCTCAGGAAGGTTGGGAGCCCCCAGTCCCGCATCAGCCGAGCCGAGTTCAgcaatgagaagaaaattgCAGCGCTGGAGCACAAGGACTTCCAGATCTTGAAATGA
- the ZC2HC1C gene encoding zinc finger C2HC domain-containing protein 1C, with amino-acid sequence MALFPPVDSVVAATKLVPSSQLEPQNNSFQHELIPHKEESLKDFCAQKSRSYSYSLSAESSQHSCRHGGFCSAGLQSKCLTSQTKTLPAKSVARQKEGVDRAYPLKPIFHHKGVSVPTVNRAQLGNSPYLEEAPKSRPSSMSKGKPPAGRSQLPAVLFPWTAGPKQSASHLYRRELAYILKLEADGRNLEEHIRKKEAILREKLGRTKEDLRRIQREKELAKAEERRDREAERTHEQKATRHTEEKAFGGAVRPGEGEGVLGGVQSAEAATPKPGTTLHPQDLAMGRLKKERLVASNSKIRDRIPMEHLTSCSELALRRSPSPSALSDQDSGDHPSTEVLYLQAASAVEEGGLGQCSFCRRKFLCTRLEKHMNICSKSQGSKRKVFDSSRARARGTELEQYQQWKSSERLQNKPPRRNNWRQKHEAFIQTLRQARQVQQVLSKGGKVSDLPPLPPIENPDYVACPYCRRRFAPQAAERHIPKCKTIKNRPPPPPQRRRC; translated from the exons ATGGCTTTGTTTCCACCAGTGGATTCTGTGGTGGCAGCTACTAAGCTTGTTCCCAGTTCCCAGCTGGAACCCCAGAACAACAGCTTTCAGCATGAACTCATACCTCACAAAGAAGAAAGTTTAAAGGATTTCTGTGCCCAAAAGAGCCGAAGTTACTCATAttctctttctgcagaaagcagtcAACACAGCTGCAGGCATGGGGGCTTCTGTTCAGCTGGACTGCAGAGCAAGTGTCTCACCAGCCAGACCAAGACTCTGCCTGCTAAATCAGTAGccaggcagaaggaaggagTGGACCGTGCATATCCCCTGAAACCAATTTTTCACCACAAGGGTGTGAGTGTCCCAACAGTCAACAGAGCACAGCTCGGAAATTCCCCATACCTGGAGGAAGCTCCAAAGAGTAGGCCTAGCTCAATGAGCAAAGGGAAGCCTCCAGCAGGCAGGTCTCAGCTACCTGCAGTGCTCTTTCCTTGGACAGCAGGGCCTAAACAGTCAGCCTCCCATCTCTACAGGAGAGAGCTGGCCTACATCCTAAAGTTGGAGGCAGATGGACGGAACCTGGAAGAGCACATTCGAAAGAAAGAGGCCATCCTCAGAGAGAAGCTGGGGAGAACAAAGGAAGATCTTAGGAGGATTCAAAGAGAGAAGGAGCTTGCCaaggcagaggagagaagagacagagaagcagaaaggacCCATGAGCAAAAGGCCACAAGGCACACTGAAGAGAAAGCTTTTGGAGGTGCAGTCAGGCCAGGTGAGGGTGAGGGGGTCCTTGGTGGGGTGCAGTCTGCAGAGGCTGCTACCCCAAAGCCTGGCAccaccctccacccccaagACCTGGCTATGGGGAGACTCAAGAAGGAGCGGCTGGTGGccagcaacagcaaaattaGAGACCGCATACCCATGGAGCATTTAACCTCTTGTTCAGAGCTGGCCCTAAGGCGTAGCCCTTCTCCATCTGCTCTCTCAGACCAAGACTCTGGTGACCACCCATCCACAGAGGTGCTGTACCTGCAGGCTGCCAGCGCTGTGGAAGAGGGAGGGCTTGGACAGTGCAGCTTCTGCAGACGTAAGTTTCTCTGCACCAGGCTTGAGAAGCACATGAATATTTGCAGCAAGAGCCAAGGCTCCAAGAGGAAAGTGTTTGACTCCAGCAGGGCCAGAGCTAGGGGCACAGAACTGGAACAGTATCAGCAGTGGAAGAGCTCAGAGAGGCTTCAG aataAGCCACCCAGAAGGAACAACTGGAGGCAGAAGCATGAGGCTTTCATCCAGACCCTGCGCCAGGCTCGCCAGGTGCAGCAAGTCCTATCCAAGGGAGGGAAGGTGTCTGATTTGCCCCCGTTGCCTCCCATCGAAAATCCAGACTATGTTGCCTGCCCCTACTGCAGACGCCGATttgctccccaggcagctgaAAGACACATTCCCAAATGCAAAACCATCAAGAACAGGCCTCCACCCCCACCACAGAGGAGGCGCTGCTGA
- the ACYP1 gene encoding acylphosphatase-1 isoform X1 encodes MAEDEGLVSVDYEVSGKVQGVFFRKYTQGEAKRLGLVGWVQNTSHGTVQGQIQGPVARVRELQEWLRKVGSPQSRISRAEFSNEKKIAALEHKDFQILK; translated from the exons ATGGCGGAGGACGAGGGCCTGGTTTCTGTGGACTACGAGGTGTCCGGCAAGGTGCAGGGCGTTTTCTTCCGCAAGTACACCCAG GGGGAGGCTAAGAGGCTGGGGCTCGTTGGTTGGGTCCAAAACACCAGCCATGGCACCGTACAAGGGCAAATTCAGGGTCCGGTGGCCAGGGTGCGGGAGCTGCAGGAATGGCTCAGGAAGGTTGGGAGCCCCCAGTCCCGCATCAGCCGAGCCGAGTTCAgcaatgagaagaaaattgCAGCGCTGGAGCACAAGGACTTCCAGATCTTGAAATGA